The following proteins are co-located in the Abditibacteriaceae bacterium genome:
- a CDS encoding AAA family ATPase — MKNDALPAWARELVTLYESGAANGFVLYGNVYDRMVLPVEGGELGNLQDFLLRALLPRFDVVLSYDLGNGIRIEKGGEIFSQWPAAKDNPVLPKNPRPAIETLTHYFRYCANLARIGGTRTRVGCVIKAAHLVAPALPGSLNYDLNALALLMRDWTSDSLLTGHCLATFLVTENLSDLHGLLANNPLAAQIKIPLPAPEEMAQAFSVLAPKFPIALAEYKNDFLAPAAQLAGATLASVENRLKTSEHEKTPIRPDDLAELKKQLVEKDCNGLIEFIESKRTLDDLHGQEKIKEWLRTDIALWRKNDLAAMPMGYLLCGPVGTGKTFMVECLAGEAGVPVVKLKNFRDKWVGSTEGNLEKIFRLLHALGRCYVFIDEADQTLGRRDSGGSDSGVSGRIYSMIAEEMSDSANRGHIVWVLASSRPDLIEVDLKRPGRVDVKIPIFPTTTEEEGFHLINALCKRRGLDIPESAFEELRATIPNLLTPGAAEALAIKVYRQTRVQEIGAVEALKQSLVDYQNPVPADILAAQIELAVREASDLDFVPASLRP, encoded by the coding sequence ATGAAAAACGACGCTTTGCCCGCTTGGGCGCGCGAACTGGTGACGCTTTACGAAAGCGGCGCGGCCAATGGCTTTGTGCTTTACGGCAACGTTTACGACCGCATGGTGTTGCCGGTTGAAGGCGGCGAACTGGGCAACCTGCAAGACTTTTTGCTGCGCGCCCTTTTGCCGCGCTTCGATGTGGTGTTGTCCTACGATTTGGGCAACGGCATTCGCATCGAAAAGGGCGGCGAGATTTTTTCGCAGTGGCCCGCCGCCAAAGATAATCCGGTTTTGCCGAAAAACCCGCGTCCCGCTATCGAAACGTTGACGCACTACTTTCGCTATTGCGCCAACCTCGCGCGCATCGGCGGCACGCGCACGCGCGTCGGCTGCGTGATTAAAGCGGCGCACCTGGTTGCGCCTGCCCTTCCGGGTTCACTCAACTACGACCTCAACGCACTCGCGCTGCTGATGCGCGACTGGACGAGTGATTCGCTCCTGACCGGCCATTGTCTGGCGACGTTTCTTGTCACCGAGAACTTGTCGGATTTACACGGGCTGCTGGCAAATAATCCTCTCGCAGCGCAGATTAAAATACCGCTTCCCGCGCCCGAAGAAATGGCGCAGGCATTTTCGGTGTTGGCTCCGAAATTTCCGATTGCGCTTGCCGAATACAAAAACGATTTTCTTGCGCCCGCCGCGCAACTCGCGGGCGCAACGCTGGCTTCGGTCGAGAACCGGCTCAAAACTTCGGAGCACGAAAAAACACCGATTCGCCCCGACGATTTGGCCGAACTGAAAAAGCAGCTCGTCGAAAAAGATTGCAACGGCCTTATCGAATTTATCGAATCGAAGCGCACGCTCGACGATTTACATGGGCAGGAGAAAATCAAGGAATGGCTGCGCACCGACATCGCCCTCTGGCGCAAAAACGATTTGGCCGCAATGCCGATGGGTTATTTGCTGTGCGGGCCGGTCGGGACGGGAAAAACTTTTATGGTGGAATGTCTCGCCGGTGAAGCGGGCGTTCCGGTTGTGAAGTTGAAGAATTTTCGCGACAAATGGGTCGGCTCGACTGAGGGCAATCTGGAAAAGATTTTTCGCTTGCTTCATGCGCTGGGCCGCTGTTATGTCTTCATTGATGAAGCCGATCAAACGTTGGGACGCCGTGATTCGGGCGGCAGCGATTCCGGCGTTTCGGGCCGCATTTACTCGATGATTGCCGAAGAAATGAGCGATAGCGCCAATCGCGGCCATATCGTTTGGGTTTTGGCGTCGAGCCGCCCCGATTTGATTGAAGTCGATTTGAAACGTCCGGGCCGTGTTGATGTGAAAATTCCAATTTTTCCGACAACAACTGAAGAAGAAGGCTTCCATCTCATCAACGCGTTGTGCAAGCGGCGCGGGTTGGATATTCCCGAAAGTGCCTTTGAAGAATTGCGCGCCACGATTCCGAATCTGCTAACGCCTGGCGCGGCAGAAGCGCTTGCGATCAAGGTTTATCGGCAAACACGCGTGCAGGAAATCGGCGCTGTTGAAGCGTTGAAACAAAGCCTCGTTGATTATCAGAAT
- a CDS encoding PspA/IM30 family protein, translating into MLKRISNLIRGFMGLFISGIERENPEALLEVEKENLRKHIARYNQGLATHAALCEQLMTQVKNGEKQENEVRAQTSAHLRAGNKDLAAQHALRLQTISSQLAENRSQLESAEATYKDLVKARNITIDEAKMKIEKLKFSIGDLKVKNATAEMTEMASGMIASIGGSGDTLNRLEEMVEEDRQKAAGRARVARDSLNTTDFQMKEAEQSALADQALADFAAKEGIALDASIPADTATNSTSKLMGPNETA; encoded by the coding sequence ATGTTAAAACGAATTTCCAACCTGATTCGCGGCTTTATGGGCTTATTCATTTCGGGCATCGAGCGCGAAAACCCTGAAGCTCTGCTCGAAGTCGAGAAAGAAAATTTGCGGAAGCACATCGCGCGCTACAATCAGGGTTTGGCGACGCACGCTGCGCTCTGCGAGCAGTTGATGACGCAAGTGAAAAACGGCGAAAAGCAGGAGAACGAAGTGCGCGCTCAAACTTCGGCGCACTTGCGCGCGGGCAACAAAGACCTTGCGGCGCAACACGCTTTGCGCCTGCAAACGATTTCGAGCCAGCTTGCCGAAAACCGGAGTCAGCTCGAAAGCGCCGAAGCGACCTACAAAGATTTGGTCAAAGCGCGCAACATCACCATCGATGAAGCGAAGATGAAAATCGAGAAACTCAAGTTCTCTATTGGCGATTTAAAGGTCAAAAATGCGACCGCTGAGATGACTGAAATGGCCAGCGGCATGATCGCTTCGATTGGCGGAAGCGGCGATACGCTCAATCGTTTGGAAGAAATGGTTGAAGAAGATCGTCAGAAAGCCGCAGGCCGCGCGCGCGTGGCGAGGGACAGCCTGAACACCACCGACTTCCAGATGAAAGAAGCCGAGCAAAGTGCATTGGCCGACCAAGCGCTGGCCGACTTCGCCGCTAAAGAAGGCATCGCACTCGACGCGTCGATTCCCGCCGACACCGCAACCAACAGCACATCGAAATTGATGGGGCCAAACGAAACCGCGTAA